The DNA region GTTCTCCAAAAGTAAAGAAACTGAATTCcattaatttaatataatttacCAAGAGGAGACCTTGTTCCTGTATGCTCAGTGGCCATCTCACGTCTCTCTTGAGACGAGTAAAGATTTGCCCTGGTGTCCTTGGTCAAAATGTTCCACTTCCTACTTGAGCAGTTTACTAGGTGTCTGCCTCACCACCCAAGAAGCTGCTGCATTTCGGTCACCAGTTTTAGGTCACTATTCTCTGATTCTTCCCATAGCCGTCTCTTCACCTCTACCCCAGGCACATGGCAGACACCCATTTTGGAAAGGCACAGTGCAGTAATagccggggaggggaggaaggatgtaTTTGTTGTTGTGGCTTAGTTCTAAGTGTGTGTTTGCTGGGACAGCGGCCTGTTGGCTAGGTTGAGATGCATTTCTTTAGTGTATTTGGTGCACTGACTCTGTGTTCCTGTTCTTTGGGCACAGCTGACTGTGAACGGCACGGCGGAGTCTGAGGAGGCCAGCCAGCTCACTACTGAGGACATATCTGACGATGACGTGGATGTGAGCAATGTGGAGCTGGAGGACGGCTTCTTCCTACAGCCCTACCCTGCCAAAAAGAGACGTGCTCTGCTCAAAACGATGGGGGTGAAGAAGATCGACAGAGAGGAGAAACGGGAGCTGCACAGCATCCGCCTGTCCCGTGAAGACTGCGGCTGTGACTGCCAGGAGTTCTGCGATCCAGAGACCTGCAGCTGTAGCTTAGCAGGCATTAAATGTCAGGTACGTGCCGCTCGCTGTGCCACCCAGGCTGTGCGTCGTGCCTTGCATCCATTAGGGACATTTGTGAGCGAGGCTGGGACTGAGACGAGGCTGAAACTTAATATCAGAAGGGTCCTTGCACAGACTGGAACTATGTACACGGCCAGGCTTTTTGGCAGCATCTGCAGACTTGACGCAAGCAGAAGGAAAAGCAGACAGGGAAGGTTAGCTAGCAAGGAGCAAGTGCAGTATAGATTAGGTTCTCCTGCTTGCAGAGCCAGATTGTAAAATGCACTAATTCtaacttgcatttaaaaaatggcaaCTGTCAAAGGGATGCTGTTGAAATTGACAGGCTGAGCTCTGGCTACTTGCCTTAAAAATGgtgtatgtgtacatatatttGTGACCTATTTCTGAGCATAGAAAACTAGGCCCTTCTTACGCCTCTCAAGAGCATAAGATAAAATGAGGGTAACGGTATAGATAAAGTTCCATGATCTCTGCTGGACAGCCCCCACCTTGGGATGTCCAATGGGTGTTGCATTTCTTTGCACTCATGGGCATGTCCCAAGGCCCTTCTATTCTGAATGTTTCTGCAAATCCACCACGTGTGGAAATCTGTACTCCCATACTGATCACTTAAAGCAGGACTGATGCATATTAAATGTTCAACTGGCTTGCCAAAACCAAGCAGGCAGCTAGAGCAGAGAGCGGCATCAGAGGCACAAGCCCACAAACTTAAACAACACGTTTGGGTCTCATGTTAGGGCTTGATCATGTCCCTTTGCATTTCCTGGCTTTTCTTAGTTTATATCCCAATGCTGAAGTGAGGTCAAGCTGGGCTAACAGTCTATAGCATGTGATGTCATGCGTAGCTTCACCCAATCTTCAGAGTCctcctccatttttaaaaacactcccACCCCCAAGAGATGAGTTTGGCGTGCCAACTTCAAGTTTCTGCCTGTAGGTAACTTCAGATTGAGTTGGCCTGTATCACCCTCTTGGTGTAATTCTGTTTAGGAATTCGTGTTCAGTTTTTCCTTGGAGCTGCTTGCCTCTTGAAGTACGTTCTGCGAGATATATTCCATGGATTTTGAAATGTTAATTCATTATATTTCATGGCTGTGGGGATAGAAGTGTGTGGAGAGTGTGCAACCTACTatacagcaaagagtcctgtggcaccttatagactaacagacatattggagcatgagctttcgtgggtgtactacatgcatctgatgaagtgggtattcacctacgaaagctcatgctccaatacgtctgttagtctataaggtgccacaggacgctttgctgcttttacagacccagactaatacggctgcccctctgatactgtacagCACATTTTACacatctccctctagtggctggtcctcAGAGGGTGAATCGACCGCAGGTGCGAGTTACGGCAATTACTCGTTTACTTCAGACGGTAGAAGCTCTGCTTATTACCAGCCTGGGTCCTGGAGTCAGTCTCCAGTGACTGTCCCAATGGCTCTTGTtacatatgcatatgatataatCAATACATAGCTATTTATATTATTTGTCCAACATTTTCCACACACACTTCCTTTGAAAGGATATATGCTTTACCCATTAGATCTTTTCAGCTCCTTTGGTCTTAAGTTGTACTGAGACCTATCCTTCTTCtaaagagtgttttgtttttgcctgCTAGCTGGTATGCCCTGTTATGAAGATGGCTTCTCAGAATCACTGAATAAGGCCATTTCTGCTATATAGATCTTGCTATGCTGTAGTTTTGGGGTTTCTCATAGCTTGCAGTCACTTTCTTTTACATTATGCTGGGGTTTATGGGCCCTGTGCCTTACAGCACCTAAGCAGAGGTAGAGTCTCCCAAATCTAACAGTGTTGTCTTCTTTGCTTCCTGGCAGATGGATCACACTTCGTTCCCTTGTGGCTGCACAAAAGATGGCTGTGGAAATACGGAAGGGAGAATAGAATTTAACCAGGCTAGAGTGCAAACTCACTTTATCCACACCATCATGaaactggaactggaaaagaacCAGCAGAGCAGCGAAAGGAATGTAGAACCCGAATCATCATTCCGGGACAGGCTCCATCAGTTTGGCTGTTCGGCAGGGAAAAACGTGTTTGAGGAAAGAGCTGTCCCACTGACTCCAGCCTTTCAGTTCAACATGGACCTGGAGACTGTTGGGGAGAATAGCTGTAGTAGTGATATGACAGACTCTTCGATTTCATCCATTCAGAGCGAGGATTCAGAAGAACAGTACGAGAGTGTCCCATCAGATAAGTCTCAGTCTGATATTGATGACGACGGCCTGGCAAGAATACTCCACTTCAATGATTCCGACATCGAAGACAACAGTAATAATTGCCAAGACAACTTGAGCTGTTTCCATCCTGCTGACTTCTTTAGTGCTAACATTGAAGACCAATGTGGTACAACTGCTGAAAAACTCAGCACTGGAAAGTACTCTGGCCATTTGTCAAACATCTCCGAATGCCTGGATGAAAATGCCAATCAGGATGCTGGTTGTTTTTTAGATGAAACTGCTGATACACACTGTGATGGGCTTTCTTGCTGCATGTCATCCTCTGCAGAGCAGTGCTCAAAGAGCTACACAGATCTCAGCCTTTCCTCTGACTCCTTGGATCTTTTTCAGTCATTTTCCGACTACAACTTGGGACCTCTTTATAACTCGTTAAAGGAATATGAGAACCTTGATAACTTTTCAGCATTGCAGTTTCAGTTACCTAATTTTCCTGGCTTTCCCCAGGCAGGAGACCAGAGCACCTGTTTCCTGGAGTCTCTAATTGGCTTGTCTGAATCTGTCCCAGAAACCCCAGTCCCTTTCACAGACAATCAGCTTTTAGAAGATGCCATTAAGTCATCACTAATGGAAAcagtgaaagtttaaaaaaaagaaggaaaactgaaattaaaactgaAGTACTGAGCAAACTTTCACTGAAGGAGAAAATACTACAAAAAAGCTTTCTAAGCAGAcaaattattttttgtctttatAGAACATGGACACTTTGAAATACTGCAGCTACAATCAGTTCCCTTGCTGTTTGTGCAAAATTTATAAACTTTCATAATTTGGAAAAAATAGACTTTCAAGTACGAATTTACCTGTGTTTTGTATAAAAAGACCTATTAAGAAATACTCCTTGTTAACATTGCCAGTCATACACAACAGCCCCTTCTAGAAACTATTCAGTGTTgcagaaactttttaaaacaacttttgaatccatatttattgTGAAAAATGATTTGCATAAGAGTGAGCCTGCCATACTCTTACGTTTAAATCTGAAGAGGTTTACAGAAAAGATCCATACACTAGATCCATAATCATTTTCACCTATTTATTGCAAATTCCAGAATTTAAATAGCCACCGAAGCTTGAACTAGCATGAAACCTTATTTAAATTGGTAATACCTCAGATGTATTATGTGTACAATCATATTTTTTACATAAtatatctgtatttatttattttttaccttttAGTACATGAATAGCACTGTGGTTTATTAATAACCTGGAAGTGCAATAAAAGTCTTTAGCAGCACAGATCCTAAAGACAACAACACTGTTTTTTAAACGAGGCGGAAAGGTATTAACTTTAGAGATGGTAAGATATCTTTTCCGTCTTTGCATAACATTTCTAAAAGAGCCTAAGCCAGGtgaagttggggggggggaggggttggggttggggttttttcataattaaaaacATCCTCTTGGTAGCTAAAAATGCTTTCATGGATGGGATTATACAATGTTGTGTGAGGTCCATAATTCTGCTATGGAAAACAACCCCCCTAAACTTGTCAAGAAATAATATGAactaactatatttaaaaaaactttttttgtaaattaatttataattttatttaatcGCCTAAGGATTTGGCCATCAGATCGATGATGATCTATTATGGTGCCTGAATATGCAGAGGAACCATTAGCAGCAGCAGATGTAATGAGGAGGATGTTTCCAGCCTGTAGAACTTTGAGAGCAAAGCCGACGATAGCAACACTGCTCACGCTCCCGATTTAAGTGCTCCTTAGTACACTGAAGTGTCAAAGGTCTAACCATTATAAAACATAGTGGGCCAGACTATTTATATGCATTTTATAGGTAAAGTGATGCAAGTCAATTAGATGAAAACGAAGGTATTGGATTATTTATTGCTTTTATACGTTTTAGAAAAACCTAACATAAAAAAGTAAAGCTGAATAATTTggagcatcttttaaaaaaaaaaaaataagaaatcaaatAGTATCATTTTAAAGGGTATCAGAGGCCTTCTTAGGCACGTGTGTTTAAATCAGTCTGAAAACAGGTCACTGGCCATTACATATAATTGGACATAATCTGTATTTTAGCAGTACACTAAGTGCCTGTGCCAACAGTACTCATGTGTGTTGGTCTAGTTTGTATATCCCGGTATCATGGTATAAATCTACCAGCtttaaaaataggtttaaaaGATTAAATTCTTGTATGTGATACAGTGATACCTGTACTTGAGCAATAGCCAAATGGGGGCTAGGGaacatattttgttctttttaaagccTGGTGTACCTTGAGTTCAATGTCCAGCTCTAGCTGTTTTAAACAAAAGTGGTGCATGTAGCGACTCCATACTCTGAGTATAACCCCGTGGTGTCTGCTTTACTGACTAGGCTAGCATAGGCAGACTCCCAAGCAAGAAAAGATGGTGTCACTTTGACTGATTTTAGGCTAAAACAAAAACCCTTATGAAAAGCTGAGGCAAAACACTTCCATTGGCTGAACTATAAATCTAGCTGACTGTAGAGATTACAATGGTTTGTACCTGCTAGTTAATAAATGATTATTTGGTATTCTAATTGCCACGGCAAGCTGTTCACAGCTACCAGCAATTAGGAAATTCTCACATACCAGGAGAGCTATTTTGTCCATTGTAGATCTTTGCTTGTACTGAGCTGGTCAACTTTTAAATGGACATATAACAACACAAATTGAACTGTGACCCTTTGCAGCTGTGACTAATAGCTGGGTTTCTGTATAGCTGCAGGTTGTATTGCTCAGGAGTCCATTGGTGCTGTCTGATTTAACTTCATCAGACTCCACTGGCCTCTCTGGGACAGCCTGCATCTTCGCTCCTGGAGCCCCAGCTACCCTGACTGAGCCCCCAGCATTCCTTCCACACTGGAACCCTCACTGAGGACCCTGcactgtgctgtgcagagcaaTGGTACACTTGCATACAAGTCTTACCTAGCAAGAGTTGCTGGATGGGACTTGACTGCCATGCAGGAGGGCCATTGTAGGTGAACTACTGGCAGATGGAGGATTTCAAGAATTTTTCTTTGTTGTGAAAATCCCATTCAATTATCTAATTGGTGGTAGTTTGTATTCTTCAGACAGCATCAAAAATACTGACAAAAAGTGTCCGGTACCATTCTCTATTTATTGGCACTAATGTAAGATTCTGTTTTAGAACATTCCTAGGTTTCTCTGCATATCTATCATTTTAAAGGTGAACGATGGAGATAAAGATTCCTGccttcatggattttttttttctataatttattcattttatttgtgttggtgccaaaaaaaaaaaaaaattggttctttttctcccttcttcagGGCACTGaactgtaaatatatatattttcctctctctgtatCTATGTAAAAAGTTGCCtgttaaacagtttaaaaactggGTATTTATTGACACAAGCTGTAATTATCTAATGTATTGATTGAAACGCTTTGGTTTCAACATAGCTTTATTTTAGCTTtctttgtgtgtatatattgtgATTATGTTGCTTAAAGGTACAAgtaaaaaagctttatttttaccttatccattttcatttgtttaaaaaaaaaaaaaagcatatttgtCTACAGCTGCTGTCTGTCATTTCATCAAAGCAATATGAAGAAATTTCCATTTACACTCTcaataaaacaattttgtttGAATATGGTAGTGCCCCTGCCTTTTTTTCTGGCTATTTCAGTACAAGTGTTTGCTGAAATGTGTTAACTCATTCCAGTCAAAAGGTTTGTGAGTGAAAGCTACCGATCCCAGGCCAACAGTATCTCTTACCTTTCTTAAAACAGCCCAGAATTAGATAAGCCTTTGCAGATAATGGCAGGTCCTTTGAAGAGTGTATAAATATTAACTAGTCTTCATAACACCCTTGTGTTAATATGAGTACagcctcactaggaaaaaaggtgcatTCTTAACTAATGTTCGCAAATGTGGTAACACAAGGCAAAATCCCAGTGGAGACCAGGTAGTTTGTAGTTTTAATATGGAATAGGTTGATGTAAAAGACAGGGGGAGAGCCAGGTTTACCTTGACCTGCTAAAATTACATGTTAAAATTACAGGCTATCTTGCCTTAACCTGGTGTTAGTTACCACCTGTTAGCTAAAACCATGGGTTAACTAAAAACTCACTTGTCTTTTtctagtgaagaccaggcctaTGGGTATGTCCATGATAGCGTTTTTACCTCTAGCTAATTGATTGATTGTTAACTAGCTTGAGCTAATTGGCATTTATGAAGGCTACTCTAGAAATTCTCCAGACATTCGTTCCAGGGTAAACCACAGTGTTCTGTAGTGGTAAAAAGGGACTGGAATGTGAAGGTTCACTGCTGGTATCAAGAAAGGGACCGCAACCCCTTTCAGTCAGACATACTTGGTCCTTCGCAGCAAATTTGGCACCATCTGGGAGCTTCCTACTGGAGCTACacggaggcagggcagagctgagcaCTAGTCTTAAGAGAAACTCATGGTGCTGATCCTCTTCCTTTGAACAGTAGAGACCAAAGAAATTGAGTCATGGGTCTTCTGACTTTTCTAAAAAGCgttcccctcccctgagacctgaGCAGCCTGGGCAAACTAGCAGGGCCAATTATTTGTCACCCTGCTCTGAGCAGAACTAAGCCCAGGGCTAGCAGAGACTTCTCACCAGCACCCACACGCTTTGTAGGGATACCAGAGTCGTCAGCTGTACCAGGGCACTGGCCTTGGTTCCAATGCCACCTGCACCAATCTCTCTGGCACcagaaaagttaaaattttcAGTAGCGGAAGACTGTCAGCATCACCTCTGGAACAgacttttcctcctcctcctctttgctcACAACACTTTCCTTCCAGAATCTAGCAGGGACCCTCCTCCAGACATCCATCCCCAATCTGttcctggggaacccccagaAAGCAACTCAGATCACACCCTTGATCACCACCAGCAGACTTTAGGGATCCTCCTTAAGATCCCTTCCAGAATGCCTTAGTATCCCAATATCCCTGTGAGACATCTCCTTGGGCCTCAGCACCTTCTCTGTCCTATCCCTTTAGCTCTAGCCCTGCCATTGTGGGCTCCTGGCCCAGGCCCCGTGAGCAGTACCTCTTCCTACATCCCCTTCATGAGCTGCAGCTCTTTCTTAGCTCTCCCCAGGCAATGAGAGCGAGAACGTTAGGAGGCAGAGGCTCAGGAGGAAGGCCCAGACGATGCCTCTCTCCTATGAATGGTCCCTGATGGACACTCTGAAGCCTATATTCCACAGATGGGGGCTCCTCTCCTTAGAGCTGTTTGCCAGCAGCAAATGCCCTTGCTTCTGCACCAGAGCAGGTACTAGCTCAGTGTCTTTCATGCTGTTCTCAAGGCCCCAGGGGCTTAGGCATTGCACCACTCAGCAGTGCAACACCTAACTCCCAGGTGCCCTGCGGCCCAGTGGAATTCACACCCCTGCATTAGCTACCTAGGCTCCCTGTACAGTGCATGAGGAAGTGGGAATCCTGCTTTGAGACCATGTCTGTGCCACAAtcaaacacctgcagctggcccatatcagctgattcaggcacaggcagcagggctgtaaaattgcagtgtagatgttcaggctggagcccaagctctgagatcctccccacccctcccccttccccccatgtaGGGTGCCAGAGCTCGGGGTCCGGCCCGAGCGTGAACATCTACACCAccattttatagccccacagcccgaaTCCTAGTCGTCTGACAcagcccagctgtgggtgtttGATTACAATGTAGAGATACCCTGGACATCAGCTTGAGTGAGGACTCCGAGCTGCTCGTTAGCAGCAGGGTCAGGGCAAGGCTTAGGCAGTTTTGTCAATGCTGACCAGCAGAAATACAGGCATCTACAGGGTCAGGCAGCAACTGAGCAGTAACTTTGAAAATCATTGGTGCCTTAATGGCACCTTTAGGCTATGGGCCAAAGTCTGCCTGCTTTTCCACCCATATCTCTGCTACCCAAGGGGTGATAAGGAAGATCAGGCAGATTGCAGTCACTGAGATTCTGATAGCTCCTTATTGGCCCAGATAGTATTGGCTCACAAAGCTAATGGCCTTTGTTCACACAGCCACTAACTTCTCTCCCCAATCTACCAGTTTTACATTCCCAGCACTGAGGACAAATTCTCCACCCAGAGCCCATGGCGCTACAAGCGACTGATCAGACATTGGCTGGCTGAGCATTAAATCCTAGGATTGCTCCATGGCTGTCCAGCAGCTCCTGGTATGGAGCTGGAAACCCTCCACCAGCTCAGCATGGAAGAGCTTTTCCATCTGGGCATCACATGCTCTTGCTTCAGTGCAGGCCCCTATTCCCAAGAGTCTGGCTTACACCCTCTCACTCATGTCATGGGGCGTCACCATCAGCTCTCTCAGGGATGGCTACAAACCAAAACAACCTGCGCCAGTGAGTcttagagcccaggtcaactgactcgggcttgcatGGCAGGGCTAAAATATCAGTGTTGACatttgggctctgagaccctccctgtTTTGCTAAATTTccaagcctgggctccagcccaagcccaaacatctacactgccatttttaccCCCATAGGCTGAGCCCCACAAGCTAAAGGCAGTTGACCCCAGCCTTTGAGAGGCACTACTGGAGGTCTTCAGCTGCGTAGCTGCACTCTCAGGTTCCATTTTGCTACATCACCCTCCTGTTCAACCCCATACAGCGTTCTCTCAGCTTACTTTTCCAAAATCTCTCAAAGACTGGttcacccacacacactccctttaGAAGGGGGCCCTCCCGCATTCAGGGATGTTAATGTAGGTCTGACGAGCCTTTGGGAGCCCCTCCTCCTTTTGAACACTCATCCGAGTGTTCTCGTCACCTCATGTTCAAAACTGCCTTCCTGGGGCTGAGACCTTAAGCGCTGCCCTGGTGGAGTCTTGCTTCACTTGACCCAAACCAGCAACATCTCTGTTTTCTTCACCAAACCACACTCAAATGCAGGAGAGCCCAAGCATCACACTGCAGATGCTTTCAGAGCCCTTCTTTACTCCGGAGTCAGGACAGAGCCATTCCGGCAAACAACCCACTTATTTGTAGCTTCGAGGAAGGCTGTGAAAGGTCAGGCCACCTCTTCCCAGAGTTGAGCCAAGTGGATCACTCAGTGCATTACAAGCTATAAGCAGTGAGCAGATAtgccccttccctcaaggcccccTCAGTGAGATCCCAGGTGACTTCTACAGCCAGACTAAGACATATTCCTATGTCAACACATCCATTGGTGCCCAGCCCAAACTTTTCCTCAGCATTATGCCCTGATTTGGCAACTAGCTCAGATGCCAAATTCAGGTGAGCGGTAGCGAGCAAGTCACCATAAGTGGGATCCAAAGACCTGAGGACGgaagaacagttacttacctgGCAGTCTTAGCATAAGTGCCATGTGCCTCAGgcggcacatgaccaggattcatcactgaatttagGCTGCTGGTTGGATCAGTGGCTTCCCGGGCACTAACAGGGAGCACGAcatgaacgctgatccatgccTCCCACCTTGCAGTAACTGTGGCTCTTTGAGATATTTTAACCATGTGGATCCCACCAGCTGCCCTCCACCCCTGCTACTTTGAAGACCTCTTTACTGGATTCTGACTTAGTGAGGGAACAGAGAGGCAGCTCGGGCTGCTCTGCCCCATATGAAATGCCGGGTACAGCCCTGGCTGCAACAGACACTAATAGTCCATGATTCCAATCCCTCATGCATGCAGGGGAGGGGATGTCCTCAGTGAGATCCACACAGAGAAAACACTGTGATAAATCATATTTACTGTAAAGTAAGTCACTGTTCTTCGTGGTTAATGCctgtttaacttcagtacctgatAAGCCCTTGGGGGTAAAGGGCGCCTTAGGTGAAAGAGAGTTTGCAAGACATATAGAGTAAGACTCTCACCCCCACGCTGGCCCCTGTAAACTGGAGCAGGCAGGAGCAATAAAAAGGGTCTTTAAAAGCCTCACACCCAGGGAGGATTGGCTCAGCACAGACACCCTGTAAGGCTGCCATCAGAGGACCCTTCGCAAGTCCTagttttgggtgcagaaggggcatGATGAAGTGACATGTTGCGGAGATTCTGGGAACCACTGCTGTGGCCAGTAAAGCAGCCCACGAAAGCTGCGATAACTTACGTGGGTTCCCAGGGTGCTCTAAGACATGTGGGATCCACAGAACGACTCAGGCTCAGGAGAGTGCAACGGCGACTTAAAGCGACCTTCATTCCCTTCACCAGGGCAATGAGCTCTGCAGTGCTCAGCTTACCTGTGTGAGTGACTTCCACAGGGCCACTTGTGCGAAGAGCAGAATTCTACACAGCTGGGATACAGATCCAAAGTCAGCAGGCCAAACACCTGCTCTGTTGAAAGGGCATCGAGTCAACCATCCCATCTGAAAGATCAGCACATTGTAAACTGCATGAAGCTCAGCTTAGCAACTCTGCACAGGTGAAGGACCAAGCAGATGCCAACAGCCAGAAGTCCAAGTCCAACAGAGTCCTGGTGAGCCTGGCTTAGGGAACGTTTTTTTGGCTTGTTCTGCCATAGGCTGAAGCATTGTCCTAGAAGGCGCAGTGCACTAGGATGAGCCGTGCTTTGCAAAACCTAAAGATTTAGGAGTTGGCTTACTGGATGGGGAAAACCAGGTTAGGGGGCAACCAGGCTGCTATGTGACGGCCCAAGAAAAATAGTTCAATTGGTGTGAAGGCCAGTGccatgaaatgtttgtttttcaatatagtcttcagtgggatttatgcAGAGAAAAATTAAAGCTGAGGCTTCAGACTAACCCCCTGAGGTTTTGGTTTCGCCTAACAAGGAAGACTTTGGGACCTGTTTAAGCTCCTCCTGTTCCCTTCATATTTCATTCAGACAAGACGGCAGCTTCTTGAAAGCAAGCCAGTTGCTATAATTATTTCTGGGTGGCCAGTCCCAAGAACAAGCATTACTGTTAACAAAGCTTTTTATGTATGAACTTCCTGGCGCCTTCTGACAATTCGCAGAATGTAGCATTCAGGTCGCTACAGATTAATGACATACAGCAACACTGGGGCGGTCAGCGGAATATAGTGCTAAGGAAAGTTCACAGTTCCCCTAAGATACATCACAGAAATGATGCTTGTGTGTTTCGAAGGCTAATGTTTAACAGCCTCCCAATTCAAAATAGCTGCCTAGGAGGAGGGTGTGTGAAATCAGACTGTAACTAAATTGCTGCACACTTGTacatgtgtgggtgtgggtgtgtgtagcACACAGGAATGCTGATATAATGACACACAATTTATAGTGAAGGAGACAGCAAAAAGGGAGACTCAGGTGCGATTTTAAACATAGCGAAATTGGTGCAAATCGCTGGGTGGCCACTTATATCGGTTTGAGAGTGCCTTATTTTGGGTTAGCTTAAACTGACTTAAATTGACTTAAGCTATATGGAAGTAAGACTGTCCACACAGTCTTTTCCACTAACTTAATGAAACAAATGTTTAAGATTGCATCTgaagttaaatcagtgcaactttcTCATGCAGACAAGCGTGAGGTACAAAATCCTGTTTGCTGTTACACCAGTCAGTGGGCCTGAATCTCTTTTTCACATCCATAGCTACACTGGgatgactccattgacttcaaccgcGTTGCTTCTGATTTATATCAGAGTAAGCAAAAGGACAATAAGACCCAATGGAGTTACTAAGGGTTTGCATCAGTGTCAGAGAGAGCAGGATTAGGCCTACAGGTTGCCAAGTTGCCTGAGTTTGGCATGAGCCAATATACAGTGCCAGTTCAGAAGGCAGCAGGTGGGTGTGAGCATTTGAGTTTGAGAGTTGTGCTCTGTAGTGTGGCTGTCCAAAGGAAAACAGCAtcctaaaaaaataaatgcatacaaGTAAGAAGAGTTTACATGGATCAAAAGGTCTTCTCAGAAATGCCACCATTTTGCAGAAATGTTAATTTTAGCATGATGTTGAGAAATCCCTCTGAACCAAGTGCTGATggtggaaaagacagaaaacacgTTGGCAAAATGTTCCAGTTTTCTCCAGAGCACAGTAATATTAAGGCTTGGTCAGAAGAATAACTATGAAAATGGCATCCTCTTATGCAGCCAATCAGTTCTGTGTCTGTGTTCGGCATCAAATCTGTTGAATTACTGACAAAAACAAGTTTTCAATGATTCTTACTTCTGCAAAGCCCAATTATAGAGGGGAATTGTTCCAGACTAGCTACTGAgttcaatttccccatgtaggcGAGGTGTTTCATGACCTTAGTATCTGAGCTCCAACTTTTACTTACTTCTCAAGCATGATGCGGGGTGAGGGCATGGCTTTATGGACCAATAAAATGCTAGATTCCT from Chelonoidis abingdonii isolate Lonesome George chromosome 2, CheloAbing_2.0, whole genome shotgun sequence includes:
- the CSRNP1 gene encoding cysteine/serine-rich nuclear protein 1, producing the protein MSGVLKRKYDELEDDAAYCSSSSCSPFSSSSASSGWETDEENSPGDSKPSTALLSSFTPTSILKKTKRLKKNNVEFDQVTVFYFPRCQGFTSVPSRGGCTLGMMSKHSSSRQFTLAEFSKEQENVRREKLKERLKEEKLEALKWKLTVNGTAESEEASQLTTEDISDDDVDVSNVELEDGFFLQPYPAKKRRALLKTMGVKKIDREEKRELHSIRLSREDCGCDCQEFCDPETCSCSLAGIKCQMDHTSFPCGCTKDGCGNTEGRIEFNQARVQTHFIHTIMKLELEKNQQSSERNVEPESSFRDRLHQFGCSAGKNVFEERAVPLTPAFQFNMDLETVGENSCSSDMTDSSISSIQSEDSEEQYESVPSDKSQSDIDDDGLARILHFNDSDIEDNSNNCQDNLSCFHPADFFSANIEDQCGTTAEKLSTGKYSGHLSNISECLDENANQDAGCFLDETADTHCDGLSCCMSSSAEQCSKSYTDLSLSSDSLDLFQSFSDYNLGPLYNSLKEYENLDNFSALQFQLPNFPGFPQAGDQSTCFLESLIGLSESVPETPVPFTDNQLLEDAIKSSLMETVKV